A section of the Enterococcus montenegrensis genome encodes:
- a CDS encoding YhgE/Pip domain-containing protein, which translates to MIKQEWRALFKNKFLLIVLGIIGLIPALYNLIFLGGLWNPYGNLDHLPVAVVNQDQPIVYQGKQLAIGKNLTTKLKQTHALDFHFVSKEQGQKGIEKGKYYMIVTIPANFSKNATTILTKQPKDMEITYQTSQGTNLTGAKMSDSAMTQIKNQVSSQVTQMYSETLLSQFGKAGTGMQSAAAGGKKLAAGTDKLNTASQTLSDNLTKLAASSLKFSDGSHTLNKSLQQYVTGAKKVDTGAKKINLGITTLAGKVPELTGGISQLTDGSKKLATGVLQYTNGVGTVTKGSKKLTRGINQFATNIPSLTTGVGQLGAGSQTLQNGLGQYTNGVQSVSDGTQQISAGLQSLASKTKQLPQQVKALNEGTKKISTSLSAVQMSVAEKNQLLNYTDSVKSYLAQVAQTLATTDLSGLENIAQVTNLVTELSNQLNSVSENVAGINQQIETTKQNLSANYQTDLATNANAIVAALATKGVTLSQEQKDLVLTTMQQQDSQTLQAANQLSIDTTPLFASLTAQKQALEKLTSGLAAVQQIPVTQIADLKTGANQLTQVSATASNGINKSVQGLYDIANQVVPGIQAIDQGTTALNKNMPTLTKSIQQLATGSEQLTQGATKLAAQGQTINQGAGNLTNGLANLQQKVPVLSGGVNQLAQGAQQLASGTERLQHQSATLTHGSNQLTAGLNQVQQKLPTLRSGVSALQNGSLQLVNGTGQLAANGGSIISGAQKLDSGAQQISTGSFQLATGEKQVQQSLGKVGSGLKEVSNQLASGADKIKEINTKKVSADAMAKPVSTIHQDFDSVANNGTAMAPYMMSVALFIGTITFNLLFDTFTPKKKPTSGIAWWASKASILGAVGIFQALMVYFVLTVFLGMTVLQPVKVILFSILVSLTFMSIVTLFNLLLGKLGSFLMLIFMIIQLASSGGTYPIELSGTFYRVINPFLPMTYSIRALREGISIGGSLLVETGLFIGLFLISNLLMIAFFTKKKKDPRTFDEEMSEV; encoded by the coding sequence ATGATAAAACAAGAATGGCGCGCGTTATTCAAAAATAAATTTCTTTTAATCGTCTTGGGGATAATTGGCTTGATCCCAGCATTATACAACCTCATCTTTTTAGGTGGACTGTGGAATCCTTACGGAAATCTTGATCATTTGCCCGTTGCGGTGGTTAATCAAGATCAACCAATTGTCTATCAAGGCAAACAACTCGCCATTGGTAAAAATTTAACCACTAAATTAAAACAAACGCACGCATTAGACTTTCATTTTGTCTCCAAAGAACAGGGACAAAAGGGAATTGAAAAAGGAAAATATTATATGATCGTGACGATTCCGGCAAACTTTTCCAAAAATGCAACGACAATCTTAACTAAGCAGCCAAAGGATATGGAAATTACGTATCAAACCTCTCAGGGTACTAATTTGACTGGGGCTAAAATGTCAGATTCCGCGATGACCCAAATAAAAAATCAAGTATCCAGTCAAGTAACCCAAATGTATAGCGAAACATTGCTTTCACAATTTGGCAAAGCCGGAACTGGTATGCAAAGCGCAGCAGCAGGCGGCAAAAAATTAGCAGCAGGAACCGACAAGTTAAATACTGCCAGCCAGACACTTTCAGATAATTTAACAAAACTAGCTGCTAGTTCACTAAAATTTTCTGATGGAAGCCACACATTAAATAAAAGTCTGCAACAATATGTCACCGGCGCTAAAAAAGTTGATACCGGCGCTAAAAAAATTAATCTCGGCATTACGACTTTAGCGGGTAAAGTGCCGGAACTAACCGGTGGGATCAGTCAACTGACCGATGGTTCTAAAAAACTTGCCACCGGCGTTTTACAATATACAAATGGTGTCGGCACTGTTACAAAGGGATCTAAAAAGCTAACCCGCGGAATCAATCAATTTGCTACAAATATTCCCAGTTTAACGACAGGTGTGGGGCAATTAGGCGCTGGATCGCAAACGTTGCAAAACGGATTAGGTCAATACACAAATGGCGTACAATCCGTCAGCGACGGCACACAGCAAATTTCAGCGGGACTGCAGAGTTTAGCTTCAAAAACGAAACAACTGCCTCAACAAGTAAAAGCTTTAAACGAAGGAACTAAAAAAATATCAACTAGCTTAAGTGCTGTGCAAATGTCAGTGGCAGAAAAAAATCAGCTTTTAAATTATACCGATAGCGTGAAAAGCTATCTTGCGCAAGTTGCTCAAACATTGGCCACAACTGATTTAAGTGGTCTAGAAAATATTGCACAGGTCACGAATCTTGTAACAGAACTCTCTAATCAGTTAAATAGCGTATCAGAAAATGTTGCTGGAATTAATCAGCAAATCGAAACGACAAAACAGAATCTTAGCGCCAACTACCAAACAGATTTAGCAACCAATGCAAATGCCATCGTTGCTGCCTTAGCCACAAAAGGTGTGACTTTATCCCAAGAACAAAAGGACTTGGTCTTAACAACGATGCAACAACAAGATAGCCAAACTTTGCAGGCCGCAAATCAGCTTTCAATCGATACGACACCACTTTTTGCTTCACTAACAGCTCAAAAACAAGCTTTAGAAAAACTAACAAGTGGCCTTGCCGCCGTCCAACAAATTCCTGTTACGCAAATAGCTGACTTGAAAACCGGTGCAAATCAATTGACCCAAGTCAGCGCTACTGCTAGTAACGGAATTAATAAATCTGTGCAGGGACTTTACGATATTGCCAATCAAGTTGTTCCAGGCATCCAAGCAATTGACCAAGGTACAACAGCATTAAATAAAAATATGCCAACTCTCACGAAAAGTATTCAGCAGTTAGCAACTGGCAGTGAACAGCTCACACAAGGTGCCACAAAATTAGCAGCACAAGGACAAACAATTAATCAGGGTGCTGGAAATCTAACAAACGGGCTCGCTAATTTACAACAAAAAGTTCCTGTTCTAAGTGGCGGGGTCAATCAATTAGCCCAAGGCGCACAACAATTGGCTAGTGGAACTGAGCGCTTGCAGCACCAATCAGCCACGCTTACCCATGGTTCAAATCAACTAACAGCTGGCTTAAATCAAGTACAGCAAAAACTGCCTACTTTGCGTAGTGGCGTGTCTGCTTTACAAAATGGCTCCTTACAATTAGTGAATGGAACTGGACAACTAGCAGCAAATGGCGGCAGCATAATTTCAGGTGCGCAAAAATTAGACAGTGGCGCGCAACAAATTTCAACAGGCAGTTTCCAACTTGCTACAGGTGAAAAACAAGTACAGCAATCTTTAGGAAAAGTCGGAAGTGGGCTAAAGGAAGTGAGCAATCAATTGGCTAGTGGTGCTGATAAAATAAAAGAAATCAACACGAAGAAAGTTTCAGCTGATGCCATGGCCAAGCCTGTAAGCACTATTCACCAAGATTTTGACTCAGTAGCAAATAATGGGACGGCAATGGCGCCTTACATGATGTCTGTCGCCTTATTCATTGGAACCATTACATTTAACTTGCTGTTTGATACTTTTACACCAAAGAAAAAACCGACAAGTGGTATCGCATGGTGGGCAAGTAAAGCCTCGATTTTAGGCGCTGTCGGAATTTTTCAAGCTTTAATGGTGTATTTCGTCTTGACCGTCTTTTTAGGTATGACTGTCTTACAGCCAGTCAAAGTGATTTTGTTTAGCATCCTCGTTTCCCTGACCTTTATGTCGATCGTCACGTTGTTCAATTTATTATTAGGAAAACTTGGTTCATTTTTAATGCTTATCTTTATGATCATTCAATTGGCAAGTTCTGGTGGAACGTATCCAATCGAATTAAGTGGCACATTTTATCGGGTTATAAATCCGTTTTTACCAATGACTTATTCCATTCGCGCATTACGCGAAGGCATCTCCATCGGAGGCTCACTGTTAGTTGAAACCGGCCTGTTTATCGGGTTATTCCTAATCAGCAATCTCTTGATGATCGCCTTTTTTACCAAAAAGAAAAAAGATCCCCGCACTTTTGATGAAGAAATGTCCGAAGTTTAA
- a CDS encoding TetR/AcrR family transcriptional regulator — translation MAEQNLKKKQTKKKIYQALIKLSKTKFIRDVTVSELCRTAAINRSTFYLHYQDIDDLILELGEGNIHFFVESVKDKKLSPSTIDLSGNQTVFIDYKDLVETIKHAENEKEVVMMLLGKHGDPHFATELKNAIRDLLSYFLQDYYPQLKSKFPNVPDDYLAIILFDTSAEIILYWIEKGMQETPEKISEIISAARIVGPISLL, via the coding sequence ATGGCAGAACAAAATTTAAAAAAAAAGCAAACAAAGAAAAAAATTTATCAAGCATTGATTAAATTGTCTAAAACAAAATTTATTCGAGATGTGACGGTTTCAGAGTTGTGTCGCACAGCTGCAATCAATCGCTCAACTTTTTATTTACATTATCAAGATATTGATGATCTGATTTTGGAGTTAGGAGAAGGCAATATTCACTTTTTCGTCGAAAGTGTCAAAGATAAGAAACTTTCTCCAAGTACAATCGATTTATCTGGTAATCAAACTGTTTTTATCGATTATAAAGATCTCGTCGAAACAATCAAACATGCCGAAAATGAAAAAGAAGTTGTGATGATGCTCTTAGGCAAACATGGCGATCCGCATTTTGCTACCGAGTTAAAAAATGCCATTCGTGATCTGCTGTCGTATTTTCTGCAAGATTATTACCCGCAGCTAAAAAGTAAGTTTCCCAATGTACCAGATGATTATTTAGCCATTATTCTCTTTGATACGTCTGCTGAAATCATTTTGTACTGGATAGAAAAAGGCATGCAAGAAACACCAGAAAAAATCAGTGAAATCATTTCCGCTGCCCGTATTGTAGGACCAATAAGCCTTTTGTAA
- a CDS encoding alanine/glycine:cation symporter family protein, translating to MDKVLVKINDIIWGAPMILLILGIGLILTVGCRFIQLKKLPLALKFMVQDEEDGKGDVSSFQALCTALSATIGTGNIVGVATAIVAGGPGALFWLELAGLLGMATKYAEGLLAVKYRSFDTDEKALGGPFYYIEKGLGKKWRPLGKAFALFGILAGLLGIGTLTQINGITSAAETFFDPDKNHSLQLFGNNYSWAVIISGLLVTICVAGVLIGGVKRIAKVSEIIVPAMIVLYVSLCLWLIILNADKLPGVIILIFRSAFGFEAAAGGALGAMMIAMQKGIARGIFSNESGLGSAPIAAAAARTKEPVRQGLVSMTGTFIDTIIVCNMTGMAIILTDAWKIGKDGAAVTIYAFSQALPISEAVVSFLLMICLMFFAFTTILGWNYYSERCLAYLFNTNKFANPFKVLYVAAVFIGPYLTVSAVWTLADICNGLMAFPNIIALIFLSPVVVKETRQFFATKKAATPLLAPELSLDED from the coding sequence ATGGATAAGGTGTTAGTAAAAATTAACGATATTATTTGGGGAGCCCCCATGATTTTATTGATTTTGGGGATTGGGCTGATTTTGACGGTTGGTTGCCGTTTTATTCAGCTAAAAAAATTGCCCTTGGCGTTGAAATTCATGGTGCAAGATGAAGAGGACGGCAAAGGGGATGTTTCGAGTTTCCAAGCGTTGTGTACAGCGCTATCTGCTACTATCGGTACAGGAAATATCGTCGGAGTGGCAACAGCGATTGTTGCCGGCGGTCCTGGGGCGTTGTTTTGGTTGGAATTAGCAGGGCTTTTGGGAATGGCAACGAAATACGCAGAAGGATTACTAGCCGTGAAGTACCGCTCTTTTGATACGGACGAAAAAGCATTAGGCGGCCCTTTTTACTACATCGAAAAAGGGTTAGGAAAAAAATGGCGGCCACTTGGCAAGGCCTTTGCCTTATTTGGTATTTTAGCGGGGCTGTTAGGTATTGGTACTTTAACGCAAATTAACGGTATTACTTCTGCTGCTGAAACTTTTTTTGATCCTGATAAAAATCACAGCTTACAATTATTTGGCAACAATTATTCTTGGGCGGTAATTATTTCGGGGTTATTGGTCACAATTTGTGTCGCCGGTGTTTTAATTGGTGGGGTCAAGCGCATTGCCAAAGTTTCAGAAATTATTGTCCCGGCAATGATCGTTTTATATGTGAGTTTATGTCTGTGGCTGATTATTTTAAATGCGGACAAATTACCTGGTGTGATTATTTTGATCTTCCGCAGCGCCTTTGGTTTTGAGGCAGCTGCCGGCGGAGCATTAGGGGCGATGATGATCGCTATGCAAAAAGGAATTGCCCGGGGAATATTTTCCAATGAATCTGGTCTAGGCAGTGCGCCGATTGCCGCAGCTGCCGCGCGGACCAAAGAACCTGTGCGACAAGGCTTGGTTTCTATGACCGGTACATTTATCGATACGATTATTGTTTGTAATATGACCGGCATGGCGATTATTTTAACAGATGCATGGAAAATAGGAAAAGATGGCGCGGCAGTCACCATTTACGCCTTTAGCCAAGCGTTGCCGATCTCTGAGGCGGTTGTTTCTTTCTTGTTGATGATTTGTTTAATGTTCTTTGCTTTTACGACGATTTTGGGCTGGAATTATTATTCAGAGCGTTGTTTGGCATATCTCTTTAATACGAATAAATTTGCTAATCCTTTTAAAGTTTTATACGTGGCAGCTGTTTTTATTGGCCCCTATTTGACCGTTTCAGCGGTGTGGACACTGGCAGATATTTGTAACGGCTTGATGGCTTTTCCAAATATCATCGCGCTGATTTTTTTAAGCCCGGTGGTCGTCAAAGAAACCCGCCAATTCTTTGCCACTAAAAAAGCAGCAACACCGCTTTTGGCACCTGAACTTTCTTTGGATGAAGATTGA
- a CDS encoding MmcQ/YjbR family DNA-binding protein: protein MSVKNRMEKFKQYGESLPQAKVYFRQDWGVYYFDIMGKMFGMMSPEQTEKAIITLKNDPAKNEELRELYPDVIIPGYYANKKHWNSIYLASPVLTEDEICNMIAVSYQLVVCKLPKKLQAQITKEDKK from the coding sequence ATGTCTGTAAAAAATCGAATGGAAAAATTCAAACAGTATGGCGAAAGCCTGCCACAAGCCAAAGTCTATTTTCGCCAAGATTGGGGCGTTTATTATTTTGATATTATGGGGAAAATGTTTGGCATGATGAGTCCTGAACAAACAGAAAAAGCCATTATCACGTTAAAGAATGATCCTGCTAAAAATGAAGAGTTACGGGAGCTTTATCCCGACGTGATCATTCCTGGATATTATGCTAATAAAAAACATTGGAATTCTATTTATTTGGCAAGTCCGGTCTTAACTGAGGATGAGATTTGCAATATGATTGCCGTTTCTTACCAGCTGGTCGTCTGTAAATTACCCAAAAAATTACAAGCACAAATTACGAAAGAAGATAAAAAATAA
- a CDS encoding AraC family transcriptional regulator, whose protein sequence is MSLYLEIPELHSAFPFRTFINDGWEIVYPHWHKEIEVIYCLTGTVKLGAFGEIFELAEGEIFFFPSGEPHFFLASPDSKRIVFQFDLRFFYEQNNLVTSDRTLLQLFDEAPNYSQQWPLLAQKNLNHLLREIFDCQETRHEGWQYGVTGLLTQFIYALYQLPKKPNVKQNTAKENLKSRETLELLDQIFEYVEANFDSPITLAAAAKQVGFSQTYFSRFFKQKVGLPFSQYLKEYRIEQAKFLLATEQLPMSDVAAKAGFANVKTFHHVFKKTVGCAPLQYQKQLT, encoded by the coding sequence ATGAGTTTGTATCTTGAAATACCGGAATTACATAGTGCTTTTCCTTTTCGGACGTTTATTAATGATGGTTGGGAAATCGTCTATCCCCATTGGCATAAAGAAATTGAAGTGATTTATTGTTTGACAGGGACAGTGAAATTGGGGGCCTTTGGGGAGATTTTTGAATTGGCAGAAGGGGAGATTTTTTTCTTTCCCAGTGGCGAGCCCCACTTTTTTCTTGCCTCCCCGGATAGTAAGCGTATTGTTTTTCAGTTTGATCTGCGTTTTTTTTATGAGCAAAACAATCTCGTCACCTCCGATCGCACCTTACTCCAGCTTTTTGATGAAGCGCCCAATTATAGCCAGCAGTGGCCCCTTTTGGCACAAAAAAATCTGAATCACCTGTTGCGGGAGATTTTTGACTGTCAAGAAACAAGGCACGAGGGCTGGCAATATGGTGTGACGGGGCTTTTGACGCAATTTATTTATGCCTTATATCAACTGCCGAAAAAACCGAATGTAAAACAAAATACTGCTAAAGAAAATCTGAAAAGTCGTGAAACCCTCGAATTATTGGATCAAATTTTTGAATATGTTGAAGCTAATTTTGACTCTCCTATCACGTTAGCGGCTGCAGCTAAACAGGTGGGCTTTAGTCAAACATACTTTTCCCGCTTTTTTAAACAAAAGGTGGGACTGCCCTTTTCTCAGTATTTGAAAGAATATCGCATCGAGCAGGCCAAGTTTTTACTAGCTACAGAACAGTTGCCCATGAGTGATGTCGCGGCTAAAGCTGGCTTTGCCAACGTCAAAACCTTCCATCATGTTTTCAAAAAAACCGTTGGCTGTGCTCCTTTGCAGTATCAAAAGCAATTGACTTAA